A window of Candidatus Binatus sp. contains these coding sequences:
- a CDS encoding DUF488 family protein: MSTAFALYTIGYEGSSISDVVERLKEARIQIVVDVRELPLSRKPGFSKNSMSTILRAAGIDYVHVRPLGCPKSIRARYKVDSNWRSYCRDFETHLQKQTPATLTLAELSRKRRACLVCFERDFTRCHRSIVAERIAAFVGGQVVHLIPGKDGLGVPKRFAAGGIASLRSATDRETGVSYPLEI, translated from the coding sequence ATGTCGACAGCTTTTGCTCTTTATACCATCGGCTACGAAGGATCGTCGATCAGCGACGTCGTGGAGCGATTGAAGGAAGCGCGAATCCAAATTGTTGTGGATGTTCGCGAGCTTCCGCTTTCGAGGAAGCCAGGATTTTCAAAGAACTCGATGTCGACCATTTTGAGGGCTGCCGGAATCGATTACGTTCATGTGCGCCCTTTGGGCTGTCCGAAATCGATTCGTGCGCGATACAAAGTAGACTCGAACTGGCGTTCCTACTGCCGAGATTTCGAAACTCACTTGCAAAAACAAACGCCGGCAACGCTGACGCTGGCCGAATTGTCAAGGAAGAGACGCGCTTGTCTGGTTTGCTTTGAAAGGGATTTCACCCGCTGTCATCGGAGCATTGTCGCCGAGCGTATTGCGGCATTTGTGGGCGGCCAAGTCGTTCACCTTATTCCTGGAAAAGATGGCCTTGGAGTCCCGAAGCGCTTTGCCGCGGGGGGTATAGCAAGCTTACGATCAGCCACTGATCGGGAAACCGGTGTATCGTACCCATTAGAAATTTGA
- a CDS encoding lipopolysaccharide assembly protein LapB — MQVPASLLSDLVRGIRIEAAEVLAGRTSGEFPSDLSTAFEHATNEYIAAQEFNADRPEAHLNLALLFARKGKIDRAEAELKTAVSIDPSFAPAAVNLADLYRESGREADGEAVLTAALQRSPHDASLLHSLGLLMVRQKQNMKALELLGAAAHSDPASARYAFVYAVALHDTGRTKDSINILEGSIKAHPYDRDTLAALVDWWNEAGDQSKALAYTQRLNQLDAKVDR, encoded by the coding sequence TCGAATCGAAGCCGCGGAAGTTCTCGCCGGAAGAACCTCTGGCGAATTTCCTTCCGACCTTTCAACTGCTTTTGAGCATGCTACCAATGAATATATCGCAGCGCAGGAATTCAATGCTGACCGGCCCGAGGCTCATCTGAATCTCGCTTTGCTATTCGCAAGGAAAGGTAAAATCGACCGCGCTGAGGCCGAGCTCAAGACAGCGGTTTCGATAGATCCCAGCTTCGCGCCTGCGGCGGTTAATCTTGCAGACCTCTATCGCGAAAGCGGCCGGGAAGCCGACGGCGAGGCAGTCCTCACCGCTGCTTTGCAACGTTCGCCGCACGATGCATCGTTGCTTCACTCGCTCGGCCTTCTGATGGTTCGTCAGAAGCAAAACATGAAAGCGCTCGAGTTACTCGGCGCCGCCGCTCATTCCGATCCCGCAAGCGCCCGATATGCATTCGTTTACGCGGTGGCGTTGCATGACACTGGCCGTACCAAAGACTCAATCAACATCCTCGAAGGCAGTATCAAAGCTCATCCATATGATCGCGATACCCTCGCTGCGCTCGTCGATTGGTGGAATGAGGCGGGCGACCAATCAAAAGCACTCGCCTATACCCAACGCCTCAATCAACTAGACGCGAAAGTGGACCGTTAA